From Chloroflexota bacterium:
CGCCAATCGACCCATGCTGACCAGCTCGACAAGCATGCCTTCAAGCACGTTGCTATCGATGTTCGGTTGAAGGGCCAGCAGGTCCAGGCGCATTGGTCCCGGGGAGTTTTCAAAAGCGTCCAGTATTTGTTTCAGCATCTCAAATCACGCAATCAGACCTTTTCACAATTCTCTCCTTATCCCACCACCCA
This genomic window contains:
- a CDS encoding FeoC-like transcriptional regulator encodes the protein MLKQILDAFENSPGPMRLDLLALQPNIDSNVLEGMLVELVSMGRLAKLDDRADSSCAACGVKGHCPYLLTTSGVYFALPDMITPGTPC